A window of Alkalinema sp. FACHB-956 genomic DNA:
CTTGTTTAAACCGCAATAAACTTATCTATCGCTTAGGTTTCTTGATCGCAGGAGTGCAGCAGTTAAACTACTGGGTTGCTGTGGACGATCGAGAGCCTCAATCCCCTCAAGTAGTCGGTTTGATTGGTCTGTATAACCATCGGGAAGACGCCGACGAAGCCCTGTGGATTGCCATGTTCTGTGTTGATCCGGCCTGTCGGGGCCAGGGAATCGGGAAAGATCTCCTCAATTTTGCAATTAACAAAGCAAAACTCGCTGGAAAACGCTACCTGCGCCTCTATACCTCTACGGATCCCAACGAAGCTAAAGCCCAGACGATTTACGATAAAGTCGGTTTCCGCATCATCGATCGCCGACCTATTCCCGGAGAACCCTGCGATCGGATTTATCGAGAGTTGGATTTGCAACCGAGTGCCCTGCGATCGCTGCGATCTACGGGGCCGCAACTGCAATCCTATCTCATCAATCCGCTCTGGGTGCGTGCAGTCCTGCAATTGCCCTAATGTCAAATCCGGGATTGTAGCTATAGCAACGGGGCTGGGTAAGGCCTATTTATAGGAGCCAGGGGTCGATCAGGTCTGGTCGCAGTAGGGGGGCGATCGGACAGATTGGTTCTTGGCGGATCATTTGGGTTCGACGAGGGCGTTGATTAATGATAGTGGTGTGATTCAGAGAAGCTTTACCTATGATGCCTTTGGTAAGCTGGTGGGTGAGTCGGGCAATGCTGGGGTGGATACGCGCTATCGCTTTACTGGACGGGAGTGGGATGGGGAATCGCAACAGTATTACTATCGTGCTCGGTATTATGATGCCAATACGGGACGGTTCATTGGACAAGACCCGTTAGGCTTTGCAGCAGGTGATAGCAATCTGTATCGCTATGTAGGGAATAGTCCTGCCATGGCGACTGACCCCTCGGGTGAAATAGCTGTAGCAGCAGTTGTTTTGCCTGTTGTTGCTGGTTTGGCTGCTAATATGCTTCAGCCGGAGCCTGCTCAAGCACCGATGAATGCAAGAGACAATCATCCTGACCCCAATCAAGTCTTGAGAGAAGCTGCAACTGAAGTAGCCTTAACTGGTGGAGTAGGTCTGGTTAAGAAGGGGGCTGAACATGGCCTTAAACGGGGTGCTTCAACGGCTCTTGGGAAAGCTTTAATCAAAGGGAAAGATAAACTCTTTAAGCTTGGCGGAAATGCAGCAGATACGCTGAGTATTTTGGGTAAAGATTGTATTGATGATTTGTTGCGCAGTACTGCAAAGCCCCTAAGCACATGCTTTGTTGCGGGAACCTTGGTTCTGACTGAAACAGGGATGACTCCTATTGAATCAATTCAAAAAGGCGATCGGGTGTGGTCATATCATCACGATGCTTCAACTTGGGAACTCAGAACTGTTCTTCAGCCGTTAGTGCATGAATATGCGGGAGATATTATTACTCTAGTTGTTGCGGGTGAAATCATTCAAGCAACAGCAACCCATCCATTTTGGGTCATCGGGAATGAAACCTTAAACCTCCGTCCAAGCGCAACAGAAATTCCTCTGGAAGAACAAGCTTATTTTGCAGGTGGTCGCTGGATTGAAGCACAACACTTATAGATCGGCGATCGATTGTTCCTTAAAGACGGGTCAATCTCAGTTGTGCAGAGGTACGATCGCCAATCTCAAGCGTCGATCGTCTACAACCTCATGGTAGAAGGATTGCACAACTATGCAGTCTCTTGCCTGGGGGTACTCGTTCATAACCGAGCACAAATGGCTCGACGATTACCTCAGACTGGTGGTTACTGGGACGATATCCC
This region includes:
- a CDS encoding RHS repeat-associated core domain-containing protein — encoded protein: MIQRSFTYDAFGKLVGESGNAGVDTRYRFTGREWDGESQQYYYRARYYDANTGRFIGQDPLGFAAGDSNLYRYVGNSPAMATDPSGEIAVAAVVLPVVAGLAANMLQPEPAQAPMNARDNHPDPNQVLREAATEVALTGGVGLVKKGAEHGLKRGASTALGKALIKGKDKLFKLGGNAADTLSILGKDCIDDLLRSTAKPLSTCFVAGTLVLTETGMTPIESIQKGDRVWSYHHDASTWELRTVLQPLVHEYAGDIITLVVAGEIIQATATHPFWVIGNETLNLRPSATEIPLEEQAYFAGGRWIEAQHL
- a CDS encoding GNAT family N-acetyltransferase, translated to MLIQPLSHVTLHGAISVLDRTFPSKTIFEQMSLRACLNRNKLIYRLGFLIAGVQQLNYWVAVDDREPQSPQVVGLIGLYNHREDADEALWIAMFCVDPACRGQGIGKDLLNFAINKAKLAGKRYLRLYTSTDPNEAKAQTIYDKVGFRIIDRRPIPGEPCDRIYRELDLQPSALRSLRSTGPQLQSYLINPLWVRAVLQLP